One window from the genome of Yarrowia lipolytica chromosome 1B, complete sequence encodes:
- a CDS encoding uncharacterized protein (Compare to YALI0B01826g, similar to Saccharomyces cerevisiae FMN1 (YDR236C); ancestral locus Anc_8.459, weakly similar to uniprot|Q03778 Saccharomyces cerevisiae YDR236C Hypothetical 24.5 kDa protein) → MMISCTRTAILPLRRRLMTASTAYPIKFASSIIPGYGRGSADLGIPTANIPIDDVPVLDALDTGIYYGLVQILKTDKPSEKKTSEFQKDRVVDFQYTNKLNDQEINAVLPMVMSVGWNPFYKNDQKSAEIHIIHKFAHTFYGASIKVMVLGYLRPEKNFTSLEALVDEIHNDIKVSEEKMEGTREKKDQFWQ, encoded by the coding sequence ATGATGATTAGTTGCACCAGAACCGCCATACTCCCACTGCGAAGACGTCTCATGACCGCTTCCACCGCCTACCCCATCAAGTTCGCCTCGTCCATCATTCCCGGCTACGGCCGCGGCTCTGCCGATCTCGGGATCCCTACAGCCAACATCCCCATTGATGACGTGCCGGTGCTTGATGCCCTCGATACTGGAATCTACTACGGTCTCGTTCAGATCCTCAAAACCGACAAGCCCagcgagaagaagacgagcGAGTTCCAGAAAGACCGGGTCGTGGACTTTCAGTACACCAACAAGCTCAATGACCAGGAGATCAACGCCGTTCTGCCCATGGTCATGAGTGTGGGGTGGAATCCGTTCTACAAGAACGACCAAAAGTCGGCCGAGATTCATATCATTCACAAGTTTGCACATACCTTCTACGGCGCATCGATCAAGGTAATGGTGCTGGGCTACCTGCGACCCGAGAAGAACTTCACCAGTTTGGAGGCTCTGGTCGATGAGATCCACAACGATATCAAGGTCAGtgaagagaagatggaggggaccagagagaagaaggaccagTTCTGGCAGTGA